One window of the Triticum dicoccoides isolate Atlit2015 ecotype Zavitan chromosome 3B, WEW_v2.0, whole genome shotgun sequence genome contains the following:
- the LOC119279711 gene encoding ATP synthase subunit beta, chloroplastic-like has product MATTRGARCRPPHHARPSTLTPALTAIAGPCSPDRPAAAPCRYLPLPVHCCAQLGTCPPRPPLAGPTADRCRRRLVPSSPSHLLRPAEAVGRGAPDSAQQRIQAVYVPADDLTDPAPATTFAHLDATTVLSRGLASKGIYPAVDPLDSTSTMLQPRIVGNEHYETAQRVKETLQRYKELQDIIAILGLDELSEEDRLTVARARKIERFLSQPFFVAEVFTGSPGKYVALAETIRGFQLILSGELDGLPEQAFYLVGNIDEASTKAITLEEENKSQK; this is encoded by the exons ATGGCCACGACTCGCGGAGCTCGTTGCCGTCCACCCCATCATGCTCGCCCCTCGACCCTGACGCCCGCGTTGACCGCCATCGCCGGCCCCTGCTCGCCGGACCGCCCTGCAGCCGCTCCTTGCCGCTACCTCCCGCTCCCCGTGCACTGCTGCGCCCAGCTCGGCACATGTCCACCCCGACCACCGCTCGCCGGCCCTACCGCCGACCGCTGCCGGCGCCGCCTAGTCCCCTCCTCCCCGTCGCACCTGCTCCGGCCGGCCGAGGCTGTCGGCCGCGGCGCACC agattctgcacaacagagaattCAAGCAGTTTATGTACCTGCAGACGATTTGACCGACCCTGCCCCTGCCACAACATTTGCACATTTGGATGCTACTACCGTACTTTCCAGAGGATTAGCTTCCAAGGGTATTTATCCAGCAGTAGATCCTTTAGATTCAACCTCGACTATGTTACAGCCTCGGATCGTTGGCAACGAACATTATGAAACTGCGCAAAGAGTTAAGGAAACTTTACAACGTTACAAAGAACTTCAGGACATTATTGCAATTCTTGGCTTGGATGAATTATCGGAAGAGGATCGTTTAACTGTAGCAAGAGCAAGAAAAATTGAGCGTTTCTTATCACAACCGTTCTTTGTGGCAGAAGTTTTTACTGGTTCTCCAGGAAAGTATGTTGCTCTTGCGGAAACTATTAGGGGATTTCAACTAATCCTTTCCGGAGAATTAGACGGCCTACCTGAACAGGCTTTTTATTTGGTGGGTAACATCGATGAAGCTAGCACGAAAGCTATAACCTTAGAAGAGGAGAACAAATCGCAGAAATGA